From a single Phacochoerus africanus isolate WHEZ1 chromosome 11, ROS_Pafr_v1, whole genome shotgun sequence genomic region:
- the CXCR5 gene encoding C-X-C chemokine receptor type 5 isoform X1 gives MNYPLTLDMEFTNYNLENLYMELGYNDSTETPKMENHLCSTAEGPLLTSFKAVFMPVAYGLIFLLGMLGNILVLVILERHRQTRSSTETFLFHLAVADLLLVFILPFAVAEGSVGWVLGNFLCKTVIALHKINFYCSSLLLACIAVDRYLAIVHAVHAYRHRRLLSIHITCATIWLAGFFFTLPEILFAKVSQPFHNDSQPRCTFSQENQAETNAWFTSRFLYHIGGFLLPMLVMSWCYVGVVHRLCQAQRRPQRQKAVRVAILVTSVFFLCWSPYHIVIFLDTLARLKALGNSCELNGYLSVAITISEFLGLAHCCLNPMLYTFAGVKFRSDLSRLLTKLGCAGPASLCQIFPSWRKSSLSESENATSLTTF, from the exons ATGAACTACCCCCTAACCCTGGACATGGAATTCACGAACTACAACCTGGAGAACCTG TATATGGAATTAGGCTACAATGACAGCACAGAGACCCCCAAGATGGAAAATCATCTCTGCTCCACAGCTGAGGGGCCCCTGCTGACCTCCTTCAAGGCCGTGTTCATGCCCGTGGCCTATGGCCTCATCTTCCTCCTGGGTATGCTGGGCAACATCCTGGTGCTGGTGATTCTGGAGCGGCACCGGCAAACGCGCAGCTCCACCGAGACCTTCCTGTTCCACCTGGCGGTGGCCGACCTCCTGCTGGTCTTCATCCTGCCCTTTGCCGTGGCCGAGGGCTCCGTGGGCTGGGTCCTGGGCAACTTCCTCTGCAAGACTGTGATAGCCCTGCACAAGATCAACTTCTACTGCAGCAGCCTGCTCCTGGCCTGCATCGCTGTGGACCGCTACCTGGCCATCGTCCACGCTGTCCACGCCTACCGCCACCGCCGCCTCCTCTCCATCCATATCACCTGTGCAACCATCTGGCTGGCCGGCTTCTTCTTCACCTTGCCAGAGATCCTCTTTGCCAAGGTCAGCCAGCCGTTTCACAACGACTCTCAGCCGCGATGCACCTTCTCCCAAGAGAACCAAGCGGAGACCAATGCCTGGTTCACCTCCCGCTTTCTCTACCACATCGGAGGATTCCTGCTGCCAATGCTGGTGATGAGCTGGTGTTACGTAGGGGTGGTGCACAGGCTGTGCCAGGCCCAGCGGCGCCCTCAGCGGCAGAAGGCGGTCAGGGTGGCCATCCTGGTGACCAGCGTCTTCTTTCTCTGCTGGTCACCCTACCACATTGTTATCTTCCTGGACACTCTGGCGAGGCTGAAGGCGTTGGGCAATAGCTGCGAGCTGAATGGCTATCTCTCCGTGGCCATCACCATAAGCGAGTTCCTGGGCCTGGCCCACTGCTGCCTCAATCCCATGCTCTACACGTTCGCTGGCGTGAAGTTCCGCAGCGACCTGTCACGGCTTCTGACCAAGCTGGGCTGCGCCGGCCCTGCCTCCCTTTGCCAGATCTTCCCTAGTTGGCGCAAGAGCAGTCTCTCGGAGTCAGAGAACGCCACCTCCCTCACCACCTTCTAG
- the CXCR5 gene encoding C-X-C chemokine receptor type 5 isoform X2 codes for MELGYNDSTETPKMENHLCSTAEGPLLTSFKAVFMPVAYGLIFLLGMLGNILVLVILERHRQTRSSTETFLFHLAVADLLLVFILPFAVAEGSVGWVLGNFLCKTVIALHKINFYCSSLLLACIAVDRYLAIVHAVHAYRHRRLLSIHITCATIWLAGFFFTLPEILFAKVSQPFHNDSQPRCTFSQENQAETNAWFTSRFLYHIGGFLLPMLVMSWCYVGVVHRLCQAQRRPQRQKAVRVAILVTSVFFLCWSPYHIVIFLDTLARLKALGNSCELNGYLSVAITISEFLGLAHCCLNPMLYTFAGVKFRSDLSRLLTKLGCAGPASLCQIFPSWRKSSLSESENATSLTTF; via the coding sequence ATGGAATTAGGCTACAATGACAGCACAGAGACCCCCAAGATGGAAAATCATCTCTGCTCCACAGCTGAGGGGCCCCTGCTGACCTCCTTCAAGGCCGTGTTCATGCCCGTGGCCTATGGCCTCATCTTCCTCCTGGGTATGCTGGGCAACATCCTGGTGCTGGTGATTCTGGAGCGGCACCGGCAAACGCGCAGCTCCACCGAGACCTTCCTGTTCCACCTGGCGGTGGCCGACCTCCTGCTGGTCTTCATCCTGCCCTTTGCCGTGGCCGAGGGCTCCGTGGGCTGGGTCCTGGGCAACTTCCTCTGCAAGACTGTGATAGCCCTGCACAAGATCAACTTCTACTGCAGCAGCCTGCTCCTGGCCTGCATCGCTGTGGACCGCTACCTGGCCATCGTCCACGCTGTCCACGCCTACCGCCACCGCCGCCTCCTCTCCATCCATATCACCTGTGCAACCATCTGGCTGGCCGGCTTCTTCTTCACCTTGCCAGAGATCCTCTTTGCCAAGGTCAGCCAGCCGTTTCACAACGACTCTCAGCCGCGATGCACCTTCTCCCAAGAGAACCAAGCGGAGACCAATGCCTGGTTCACCTCCCGCTTTCTCTACCACATCGGAGGATTCCTGCTGCCAATGCTGGTGATGAGCTGGTGTTACGTAGGGGTGGTGCACAGGCTGTGCCAGGCCCAGCGGCGCCCTCAGCGGCAGAAGGCGGTCAGGGTGGCCATCCTGGTGACCAGCGTCTTCTTTCTCTGCTGGTCACCCTACCACATTGTTATCTTCCTGGACACTCTGGCGAGGCTGAAGGCGTTGGGCAATAGCTGCGAGCTGAATGGCTATCTCTCCGTGGCCATCACCATAAGCGAGTTCCTGGGCCTGGCCCACTGCTGCCTCAATCCCATGCTCTACACGTTCGCTGGCGTGAAGTTCCGCAGCGACCTGTCACGGCTTCTGACCAAGCTGGGCTGCGCCGGCCCTGCCTCCCTTTGCCAGATCTTCCCTAGTTGGCGCAAGAGCAGTCTCTCGGAGTCAGAGAACGCCACCTCCCTCACCACCTTCTAG